One part of the Bradyrhizobium sp. CB1650 genome encodes these proteins:
- a CDS encoding TrbI/VirB10 family protein, with product MAVGNDDDHHSDIPPLAPPDLRLRGERPGVMRLSRKVLIGLGAVSALAVAGALGYALQTGNKPQTGQELLSTQNRPSAEGLAGLPKDYTGLPRQAPPLGPPLPGDLGKPILNAGAAPNTIAATPDAETQHRSQEIEAARVSRLFAQTAQQPQSVGQLAANASAGTTTAPAATPPVDAGSAQNMQDRKTAFLNSATDKRTVSPDRLEAKASPYVVQAGTVIPAALITGIRSDLPGQVTAQITEPVWDSPSGNYLLIPQGAKLIGQYDSSVAFGQSRILLVWTRIIMPDGHSIVLERQPGADTGGYAGLEDELDNHWGMLFKAAALSTLLSVGAEAGTSQNENNLVQAIRGGASNSISQTGQQIVQRQLNIQPTLTVRPGFPVRVIVTRDLVLAPYGKGETR from the coding sequence ATGGCGGTAGGCAACGACGACGATCATCACAGCGACATCCCGCCCTTGGCGCCGCCGGACCTTCGGCTTCGAGGCGAGCGGCCAGGTGTCATGCGGCTCTCGCGCAAGGTCCTTATTGGCCTCGGTGCGGTATCTGCCCTCGCCGTCGCGGGTGCGCTCGGCTACGCGCTGCAGACCGGCAACAAGCCGCAGACCGGCCAAGAGTTGCTCAGCACTCAGAACCGGCCTTCGGCCGAAGGCCTCGCCGGTTTACCGAAGGACTATACCGGTCTGCCGCGTCAAGCCCCGCCGCTCGGGCCGCCGCTGCCCGGCGATCTCGGCAAGCCGATCCTGAACGCCGGCGCCGCGCCGAACACCATAGCAGCGACGCCAGATGCGGAGACGCAGCACAGATCGCAGGAAATCGAGGCGGCGCGGGTCAGCCGCCTCTTCGCCCAAACGGCTCAGCAACCGCAGAGCGTCGGCCAACTGGCCGCAAATGCCTCTGCTGGCACCACGACGGCCCCGGCCGCGACACCACCCGTCGATGCCGGATCCGCTCAAAACATGCAGGACCGCAAGACCGCTTTCCTCAACTCCGCGACAGACAAGCGCACGGTCAGTCCGGACCGGCTCGAAGCCAAGGCCTCACCCTACGTCGTGCAGGCGGGCACCGTGATTCCGGCGGCGCTCATCACGGGCATTCGTTCCGATCTGCCCGGCCAAGTCACTGCTCAGATCACGGAACCGGTCTGGGACAGCCCGTCGGGCAACTATCTTCTGATCCCCCAGGGTGCGAAGTTGATAGGCCAATACGATAGTTCCGTCGCGTTCGGTCAGAGCCGCATTCTCCTGGTCTGGACTCGCATCATCATGCCGGACGGCCACTCGATTGTGTTGGAGCGCCAGCCCGGCGCCGACACCGGTGGTTATGCCGGCCTCGAGGACGAGCTCGACAACCATTGGGGCATGCTGTTCAAGGCCGCCGCGCTCTCGACCCTGCTCAGTGTCGGAGCGGAGGCGGGCACCAGCCAGAACGAAAACAACCTTGTTCAAGCGATCAGAGGCGGCGCGTCCAATAGCATCAGCCAGACCGGACAGCAGATCGTGCAGCGCCAGCTCAACATCCAGCCGACGCTGACGGTTCGGCCAGGTTTCCCGGTGCGGGTCATCGTTACGCGAGATTTGGTATTGGCTCCGTACGGGAAGGGAGAAACTCGATGA
- a CDS encoding ribbon-helix-helix protein, CopG family, whose product MKSRTGVHLSESMSTRLTAAAIRAGVTKSELVEAALDRFLESDSAAENFAIVAERLTELNDQIGRLGADLKMVNEVVALHARFHLAITPSLSAAEQHIASVVGAKRFEAFALQVVRGVGLGTSLIRETMNRRVSRNENRSEGDFAAGEARGSTSKSSESSFSASAIVDGASEPNAAVREDGSVRSFPKQAQGSLQREGERR is encoded by the coding sequence ATGAAATCCCGGACCGGCGTGCATCTCAGCGAATCCATGTCAACGCGGTTGACCGCCGCAGCTATACGCGCGGGAGTGACAAAGTCCGAACTTGTTGAGGCCGCGCTCGATCGCTTTCTCGAATCCGATAGCGCTGCTGAAAATTTCGCGATTGTGGCAGAACGCCTCACTGAGCTGAACGATCAGATCGGGCGACTCGGTGCCGATCTCAAGATGGTGAATGAGGTGGTCGCCCTTCACGCGCGCTTTCACTTGGCTATTACGCCCTCGTTATCGGCTGCAGAGCAGCATATTGCGTCTGTGGTCGGCGCCAAACGCTTCGAGGCATTCGCCTTGCAGGTAGTACGAGGTGTTGGGCTGGGGACGTCTCTCATTCGGGAGACCATGAACCGGCGCGTCAGCAGAAATGAGAATCGCTCCGAGGGGGATTTCGCGGCCGGCGAGGCGCGCGGCTCAACTTCCAAGTCCTCTGAATCATCTTTTAGCGCATCCGCCATTGTCGATGGCGCATCAGAGCCGAACGCTGCCGTGCGGGAGGACGGCAGCGTTAGGAGCTTTCCAAAACAGGCTCAAGGCTCCCTTCAGCGAGAGGGCGAGCGGCGATAA
- a CDS encoding DUF2274 domain-containing protein has translation MAKLKLGPLEDDEPVMLTIELPAAIFRPPRR, from the coding sequence GTGGCGAAGCTCAAGCTGGGACCACTTGAAGACGACGAGCCGGTGATGCTAACGATCGAGCTGCCGGCGGCTATCTTCAGGCCGCCCAGAAGATAA
- a CDS encoding DUF2274 domain-containing protein, giving the protein MTKLKLGPLEDQKPVKLTIELPAAVFRDLKSYADILTRSEGATTPTDPAKLIAPMIERFMATDRGFSKVKRAATNPSSQIRS; this is encoded by the coding sequence ATGACCAAGCTCAAGCTCGGGCCACTCGAAGACCAAAAGCCGGTCAAGCTCACGATCGAACTGCCGGCGGCGGTCTTCAGGGATCTCAAAAGCTACGCCGATATTCTGACGCGTAGCGAAGGCGCAACAACACCGACTGATCCGGCCAAGCTCATCGCTCCGATGATCGAAAGATTCATGGCAACAGACAGGGGGTTCTCAAAGGTGAAACGCGCGGCAACAAACCCATCAAGTCAAATCAGGTCATAA
- a CDS encoding MFS transporter, with the protein MIAAPMTLELGLDAGDLGLLTSVYFLTFAAVQIPVGILLDRYGPRLIQSVLLGIAAVGATLFAASDNLLMLLLGRALLGLGVAASLTAGLKALVLWFPKDHLPFLNGLMVMLGALGAVTATSPAQLLLVWVGWRTLFALLAVVTAGCSAMIYLLVPESVLVTPLMQRTAVASLKTIYTDRRFWRLAPLSATSVGTAWALQGLWAAQWFTDVEGLDRAALVQHLFVMAVALSLGALLLGVLADRLRRYGIRTEALLAVVGLLFIAVQLAIILRWPLSSYVLWAAVAAVGAATVLSYAILASYFPKEFAGRANAALNVFHIGGAFVLQYATGLVLEHWTPQAGHYPEIAYQIAFILNLVLQIIAWVWFAFPWMLRPSTSARLPER; encoded by the coding sequence GTGATCGCCGCCCCCATGACGTTGGAGTTGGGGCTCGACGCTGGTGATCTTGGCTTGCTGACTTCGGTCTATTTTCTCACCTTCGCGGCAGTGCAGATACCGGTCGGCATTCTTCTGGATCGGTATGGTCCGCGGCTGATCCAGAGCGTGCTGCTGGGTATTGCTGCGGTCGGCGCCACATTGTTTGCGGCATCAGACAATTTGCTCATGCTGCTTCTAGGTCGGGCGCTACTCGGTCTCGGCGTCGCCGCGAGCCTGACAGCCGGATTGAAAGCCCTCGTGCTCTGGTTTCCGAAGGACCATCTTCCGTTTCTCAACGGCCTGATGGTCATGCTCGGTGCATTGGGGGCGGTCACCGCGACCTCGCCGGCGCAGTTGTTGCTGGTTTGGGTTGGGTGGAGGACGCTCTTCGCATTGTTAGCCGTCGTCACGGCCGGGTGTTCGGCGATGATCTATCTCTTGGTGCCCGAGAGTGTATTGGTGACGCCGCTCATGCAGCGAACAGCCGTGGCCAGCTTGAAGACGATTTATACCGATCGTCGTTTCTGGCGTCTGGCGCCGCTATCAGCAACTTCGGTCGGCACCGCCTGGGCGCTGCAGGGGCTTTGGGCAGCGCAGTGGTTCACTGATGTCGAGGGACTTGATCGCGCTGCCTTGGTGCAACATTTGTTTGTCATGGCCGTTGCGCTCAGCCTAGGTGCGCTGCTGCTGGGCGTTCTGGCTGATCGGCTGCGTCGCTACGGCATTAGAACAGAGGCGCTCCTCGCGGTCGTCGGCCTTCTGTTCATTGCCGTGCAACTCGCGATTATCCTGCGATGGCCGTTGTCATCATACGTGCTGTGGGCCGCTGTGGCTGCCGTCGGCGCAGCTACAGTCCTTAGCTATGCGATCCTAGCTAGTTATTTCCCGAAAGAATTTGCCGGACGGGCTAATGCTGCGCTGAACGTGTTTCATATTGGTGGCGCGTTTGTCCTGCAATATGCCACCGGCTTGGTCCTTGAACATTGGACGCCTCAGGCAGGGCATTATCCGGAGATCGCGTACCAGATAGCCTTTATCCTCAATCTTGTCCTTCAGATCATCGCATGGGTCTGGTTCGCTTTCCCGTGGATGCTTCGGCCGTCGACCAGCGCTAGGTTACCCGAAAGGTAG
- a CDS encoding alpha/beta hydrolase yields the protein MPYIDATGVKLYFEEAGKGYPIVFLHELCSDGREWDTQVRYFSRAYRCITFNARGYAPSDVPNDPSLYGWELAVDDIAAVMRSLAVEHAYLVGLSMGGYAALQFGLRYPERARAIVAAGVGAGSAPSQRSAWSREASILARAFIERGMDAMARKVAHGQTRIQLKYKDTRSWQEFQERLRRHPPLGMSNTMARCQALRPSLHDLADQFSTMRTPVLLALGDEDAPCLETNLMLKTVLPNAGLWICPNTGHAINLEEPTAFNAQLDSFLAAVERGSWRRGYPEIKAESNLRLETTFDTRAKAVIR from the coding sequence ATGCCATATATCGATGCCACGGGTGTGAAGCTTTATTTTGAGGAAGCTGGGAAAGGTTATCCGATCGTTTTCCTGCACGAGCTCTGCTCAGATGGTCGGGAATGGGACACCCAGGTCCGTTACTTTTCTCGTGCTTATCGCTGCATCACCTTCAACGCCCGCGGATACGCCCCCAGCGACGTTCCTAACGATCCCAGCCTATATGGCTGGGAGCTCGCTGTGGATGACATTGCCGCCGTTATGCGTAGCCTCGCTGTCGAACACGCATACCTGGTCGGATTGAGCATGGGCGGATATGCCGCCTTGCAGTTTGGATTACGCTATCCGGAGAGAGCCAGGGCGATTGTCGCGGCCGGTGTGGGAGCTGGATCGGCTCCTTCCCAGCGGAGCGCCTGGTCGAGAGAAGCCTCCATTCTCGCGCGGGCTTTCATCGAGCGCGGGATGGACGCGATGGCCCGGAAAGTGGCGCATGGTCAGACTCGTATCCAACTCAAATACAAGGACACGCGGAGTTGGCAAGAGTTCCAGGAACGCCTTCGTCGCCACCCACCGCTAGGCATGTCGAATACGATGGCGCGCTGTCAGGCGTTGCGACCGTCATTGCATGATCTAGCCGATCAGTTCTCAACGATGAGAACACCGGTATTGCTGGCCTTGGGCGATGAAGACGCGCCCTGCCTCGAGACCAACCTAATGCTGAAAACAGTGCTTCCCAATGCCGGTCTGTGGATCTGCCCCAACACCGGCCACGCCATCAATCTGGAAGAGCCAACAGCATTCAACGCTCAGCTCGACAGCTTTCTAGCCGCCGTGGAGCGCGGGAGCTGGCGCCGCGGGTATCCGGAGATTAAGGCTGAATCCAATCTGAGACTTGAGACGACGTTCGATACACGCGCGAAGGCAGTGATCCGTTGA
- the trbG gene encoding P-type conjugative transfer protein TrbG produces the protein MTPPIFSKAGSRASRLFIVQQSRKGGDTCFRKSALAALLMSVSALGGCAHNFIPPDINYDTAEPATLTTDPPPPVKIVELPKPLPLPGQLKPLAAGKRTPEATDPKVRVKQANAAARVQPVRSGFINAVQVYPFSGGALYQVYAAPGQITDVALQEGEQLVGSGPVAAGDTVRWIIGDTESGAGATKKIHILVKPTRPELVTNLVINTDRRTYLLELRSTEKTYMASVSWQYPEDQLIALRRQNAAAETAAPIAAGVDLGAINFRYAIEGDDPAWRPLRAFDDGNKVYIEFPSGIVQGEMPPLFVIGPAGGSELVNYRVNRNYYIVDRLFAAAELRLGDKDSERRVRIVRTDGRPRSWR, from the coding sequence ATGACCCCGCCGATTTTCTCGAAAGCCGGCAGTCGGGCTTCGCGTCTCTTCATCGTTCAGCAAAGTCGGAAAGGCGGCGATACGTGCTTCCGTAAATCCGCTTTGGCGGCTTTGCTGATGTCCGTCTCTGCCCTTGGCGGCTGCGCGCACAATTTCATCCCGCCCGACATCAACTACGATACTGCGGAGCCGGCAACGCTCACCACCGATCCGCCGCCGCCCGTCAAGATCGTGGAATTGCCAAAACCCCTGCCGCTGCCTGGACAGTTGAAACCGCTCGCCGCCGGCAAGCGCACCCCGGAAGCCACTGACCCGAAGGTTCGCGTCAAACAGGCCAACGCCGCGGCACGGGTGCAGCCGGTTCGTAGTGGTTTTATCAACGCGGTACAGGTCTATCCTTTCTCCGGCGGAGCCCTCTACCAGGTCTATGCGGCGCCCGGTCAGATCACCGATGTCGCCCTCCAGGAGGGCGAGCAACTCGTCGGCTCCGGACCAGTCGCCGCTGGTGACACGGTGCGCTGGATCATTGGCGATACCGAGAGCGGGGCGGGCGCCACTAAGAAGATCCACATCCTTGTCAAGCCGACGCGGCCGGAATTGGTCACCAATCTGGTGATCAACACCGACCGGCGGACCTATCTCCTCGAGCTGCGCTCGACGGAGAAGACCTACATGGCCTCGGTCTCCTGGCAGTATCCCGAAGACCAGCTCATTGCGCTTCGACGACAGAATGCGGCGGCTGAAACCGCTGCTCCCATTGCGGCCGGCGTCGATCTTGGCGCTATCAATTTCCGCTATGCGATCGAGGGCGATGATCCCGCCTGGCGTCCGCTGCGCGCCTTCGATGACGGGAACAAGGTCTACATCGAATTCCCGAGCGGCATCGTCCAGGGCGAAATGCCGCCGCTGTTTGTCATCGGTCCGGCCGGCGGATCCGAACTGGTGAACTACCGCGTGAACCGCAACTACTACATCGTCGATCGCCTGTTCGCCGCCGCCGAATTGCGTCTCGGCGACAAGGATAGCGAGCGCCGCGTGCGCATCGTCCGCACCGACGGAAGGCCGCGCTCATGGCGGTAG